In Gemmatimonadota bacterium, a single genomic region encodes these proteins:
- a CDS encoding TonB-dependent receptor plug domain-containing protein yields MEEVVVTARKRAQPAFEVPLSLSTIQETKSTALRASGMDLRFLSNRVPSLQLESSYGRVFPRIYIRGLGNTDFDLNASQPVSVVYDGIVLENVMLKGYPAFDLDRIEVLRGPQGTLFGRNTPAGIVKLESARPTGELEGFGRLGYGRFNSTVFEGAVSGPLGSSGLSARLSVLVQRRDDWVENEYDGPNEALAGYRELAGRLQVSWKPSADFETLVKIHARDLDGSARAFRANAIEPGQGGLVKGFSRDRIAIDGRNSQELSAHGMSVELRYLMGGLQLVSLTGMERLESFSRGDIDGGFGAVFSPPGGPGDIPFPSETAGGIPFLRQISQEVRLVSQEHRPLDY; encoded by the coding sequence ATGGAAGAAGTCGTGGTCACGGCGCGCAAAAGGGCGCAGCCCGCCTTCGAGGTCCCGCTGTCCCTGTCCACGATACAGGAGACGAAGTCCACCGCCCTTCGCGCTTCCGGCATGGACCTGCGGTTTCTTTCGAACCGGGTGCCCAGCCTGCAACTGGAGTCCTCCTACGGCCGCGTCTTTCCGCGTATCTACATACGGGGCCTCGGCAACACCGACTTCGACCTGAATGCCTCCCAGCCTGTTTCCGTGGTCTATGACGGCATCGTGCTGGAAAACGTCATGCTGAAGGGCTATCCCGCCTTCGACCTGGACCGGATTGAGGTGCTGCGCGGTCCCCAGGGCACGCTGTTCGGCCGGAACACGCCGGCTGGGATCGTCAAGCTGGAATCGGCGCGGCCGACCGGGGAACTCGAAGGTTTCGGCCGCCTGGGCTACGGCCGCTTCAACAGCACCGTTTTCGAAGGAGCGGTATCCGGGCCGCTCGGATCATCCGGGCTCTCGGCGCGCCTCTCGGTGCTGGTTCAGCGGCGGGACGACTGGGTGGAAAACGAATACGACGGACCGAATGAAGCCCTCGCCGGATACCGGGAACTGGCCGGTCGCCTCCAGGTGAGCTGGAAGCCCTCGGCGGATTTCGAAACGCTGGTCAAGATCCACGCCCGCGACCTGGACGGCTCCGCGCGGGCGTTCCGCGCCAACGCCATCGAGCCCGGCCAGGGCGGCCTGGTGAAAGGATTCTCCCGGGACCGTATCGCGATCGACGGACGCAACAGCCAGGAACTGAGCGCGCACGGCATGTCGGTCGAGTTGCGGTACCTGATGGGCGGGCTTCAACTCGTGTCCCTGACCGGCATGGAACGGCTTGAGAGCTTCTCCCGCGGCGATATCGACGGCGGCTTCGGCGCGGTATTCAGCCCACCCGGCGGGCCGGGCGATATCCCCTTCCCTTCCGAAACGGCTGGGGGCATCCCCTTTCTGCGTCAGATCAGCCAGGAAGTACGCCTGGTGAGCCAGGAACACCGGCCCCTGGACTACCA